The genomic window CCATGAGCCCCAACGCCTTCGCCACGGGGCGCAACCCCGAGCACGCCGCGGTGTGCTGCACCGAGGGCATCCTGCAGCTGCTCGACGAGCGCGAGCTGCGCGGCGTGCTGGGCCACGAGCTCATGCACGTGTACAACCGGGACATCCTGACCTCGTCGGTGGCGGCGGCCGTGGCGGGGATCATCACCTCCGCGGCCCAGATGCTGCAGTTCGCCGCGATCTTCGGCGGCGGACGGGGCAACGACAACCGCGGCGGCAACCCCCTGGTGGGTCTGCTGCTCGCCCTGCTGGCACCGCTGGCCGCCACCGTGATCCAGCTGGCGATCTCCCGGACCCGCGAGTACGACGCGGACGAGGACGGCTCCAAGCTCACCGGGGACCCCCTGGCCCTGGCCTCAGCGCTGCGCAAGATCGAGGGCGGGGCCTCGCAGTTCCCCATGGACCCCGAGGACCAGAAGGTGGTCAACACGTCCCACCTGATGATCGCCAACCCGTTCCGCGGCGGCGCCGTCACCGGGCTCTTCCGCACGCACCCGGCCACGGCGGACCGGATCGCACGGCTGGAGAACATGGCCCGCGCCGGGGGAGGCAATCCGGCAGGTCGCTGACGCCGGGCGCTGCCGCCCGCCGCGCGGTGGCCCGCGCCAGAACGGCCGCGCGGCCGCCCCGCCGGAACGGGCGCGGGGGCCGCCGTGCCGACGACGCCGCCGCGCACCGTGCATCCCACCTCGGCCGGGCGCCCCCACCGCGGGGGACAGTGCGAAGGGGCCGGAACGGATGATCCGTTCCGGCCCCTTCGCGTCCGCGGTGCAGTGCGCGCTCAGCGGTAGTTCACGAACTGCAGGTCGACCTCCAGGTCCGAGCCCTTGAGCAGGGAAATGATCTCCTGCAGGTCGTCACGGGACTTGGACGAGACGCGCAGCTCGTCACCCTGGATGGTGGCCTTCACGCCCTTGGGGCCCTCGTCCCGGATGAGCTTGGTGATCTTCTTGGCCTGGTCCTGGGCGATGCCCTCCTTGATGGAGGACTCGATCCGGTACTCCTTGCCGGAGGCGTAGGGCTCACCGGAGTCCAGGGACTTCAGGGAGATCCCGCGCTTGACCAGCTTGGACTGGAAAACGTCCAGCACGGCCTCGGCGCGCTCCTGCGAGTTGGCCTTGATGAGGATCTTCTCCCCGGAGAAGTCGATGTCCGCGCCCACGCCGCGGAAGTCGTAGCGCTGGGCCACTTCCTTCTGCGCCTGGTTCAGGGCGTTCGCCACTTCCTGCTTGTCCACCTTGCTGACCACGTCGAACGATGATTCTGATGCCATGCCACGCTCCTCGGCTGCGATGCGATCGGCGGAACGCGGGGTGCTGCGCTCACGCGTTCCAGAACTCTGCGACCCGGTCCGCGAGCTGTCGCGCCTGCGCGAGACCGGCTTCGAACGAGGGTAGCCGACTCGCGGGGTCCAGGGGATTCGTGCCGAAGGCCGCCCGGGCGGCGTCGTCCGCGGTGACGTGCAGGGCCGAGCCGGCCTCCTCGATCATCCGCAGGGACTGGTCCAGCGTGGGGCCGAACGGGCTGGTGGGCGGCTCGGGGTTGCACGAGACCACGAGCACCCGGTCGAAGCCCGCGGCCAGGTCCGCGTTGGTGGCCGAGCGCATGCCGCCGTCCATGCAGTCGCGGCCCCCCACGTGCACGAGCGGGAACACCATGGGCACGGTGCAGCTCGCCGCGACCGCCCGGTCCAGGGGGACGCCGCTGTCCGCGTCGAACACCACGAACTCGCCGCTGCCCGCGTCCACCGCGGTGATCGCGAGCCTGCCCGCGGGCCACTCGGCGGGGAGCATCCCGGCCATCCGCGCGACCCACGCCTGCTCACTCAGCGCCACCGGGCACGACGCCGCCCGCGCACCGATCGCGGCCCGGCCCGCCTCGGGGCTCGTGGCACCGCGGGCCGATTCCCCCATCATCTGCATGAACTGCTCGGCGTCGAAGGCCGGGGCGGTGTCCTCGGCCGGGGGCTGCGGTGCGGCGTCCTCCCGGGTCATCTCGGAGCGCAGGGCGGCCAGGTGCAGAGCGCCGGCGCGCAGCCGCACGGCCACCGCGGATCCCGCGGAGGTCCCGACCACGAGGTCCGCGGCCTCCAGGTCCGCACCCGCTTCCAGCAGGCCCCCGAGCAGACCGCTCTCCCATGCGATCCCGGCGGTTCCGCCGCCGCCCAGGACGATGGCCCGGGTGGGTGCTGAGGCGTGGGGCATGGGTCCGCCTTCCGTGTGCGGAGCGCGCATCCGGGGCCGTGGACGGTCCGGGAGCCGCTCCTTCCAAGTGCTGTCCGCCCCCATGATCAGCCTGCTGATCAGGCCGGGTCAACGGGGTCGGCCGGTGGTGGTCGGAGCACCCCTGTGCTACTCGACCGGGCTCAGGGGCCGGGTGGCGGGTGGACCGGCCGGGCGGGGATTTGGGGGCGTCGCGGCTCGTTGTGTACTGTTGAGGTGCTTCGCCGCGCACGGTTCACCCGTGCGCTGGGCGTCTCGGCAGGTTACCCGAGCGGCCAAAGGGGGCTGACTGTAAATCAGCTGGCATTGCCTACGGGGGTTCGAATCCCTCACCTGCCACCGCACTCGATGTCCACGACATCACCAGGGGCTTTCCGGACCGCACGGTCCGGGAGGCCCCTTTCGCGTGTCGGCCCCCCGCGTTTGTGCTCCCACGAGCGTCAGGACGGTGGGGCCCCACGCCGCAGGAACGCTGTCCGTCCAACACGCCCGGCGAGCGTTCCTTGTGCCACCAGTGAACGGTCTGGAGACCACCCGGGGCGGGCTTCTAGTGTGGAGCGCATGGCTACCGTTGACATCACCCAGGACACCCTGGGCCAGACCATTTCCGACAACGACATCGTCCTGCTGGACTGGTGGGCGGAGTGGTGCGGACCGTGCAAGCAGTTCGCCCCCACCTACGAGGCCGCGTCCGAGAAGAACCCCGAGATCGTGTTCGGCAAGGTGGACACCGAGTCCGAGCAGGGCCTGGCCGCCGCCGCCCAGATCTCCTCGATCCCCACGCTGATGGCGTTCCGCGAGGGCATCCTCGTCTTCTCCCAGCCGGGTGCGCTCCCCGCGTCCTCGCTGGACGAGGTGATCACCGCCGTCAAGAACCTCGACATGAACGAGGTGCGTGCCGAGGTGGAGAAGCAGGCCGCCGAGGCCGAGTCCGCCGCGGAGCCGGAGGCCCCGCAGAGCTGAGGCTTCCGCGGCCTCGCACCACCGGCCGACCGGCGGTGCGGTCCGCGGACCGGAACGAGCACGAGGGCGGTTCCCCCCACCAGGGGAACCGCCCTCTGCCATACGGTGTGCGTGCGATACGGGGTGTGCGCCGTGCGGGATGCATGCCCTGCGGGGCGCGGACCCTCGTCGGGGCCGGCGAGCCGCCCGCCCGGTCGGGACCGCGCCTGCGGCACCCGGGGAACCGGGCGGCGTCGTCCGCTACGCGGCGGAGACCCCCAGCAGGGAGCCGATGAGGAACGTGGCCCCGAGCGCGATGGCGCCGCCCACGACCACGCGCACGGCCGCGCGCGCCACGTGCGGGGTCTTGCCCAGGCGGGCACCCAGGGTGCCCGTGAGGCCCAGCGCCACGAGCACGGCCACGAACGTGATGGGGATCCGCAGCTCCGGCGGCGGGAGCAGGATCGCGAGCATCGGCAGCAGCGAGCCCAGGAAGAACGCCAGCGCGGAGGAGATCGCGGCGGACCACGGGTTCACGATGTCGTCCGGGTCGATGCCCAGTTCCGCATCCAGGTGCGCCCGCAGGACGTCCTTCTCCGAGAGCTCGATGGCCACCTGCTTGGCCGTGGCCTCGCTCAGGCCCCGCTCCCGGTAGAGCTCGGCGAGCTCCTCCAGCTCGGCCTCGGGCATCTCCTCGAGCTCCCGCTTCTCCTTCTCGATGAGGGCTTCCTCGGAGTCCTTCTGGCTGGACACGGAGACGTACTCGCCCAGCGCCATGGACAGGGCACCGCCGATCACGGCCGCCGAGCCCGCGATCAGGATGGGTCCGGTGGCAGCGGTGGCACCGGCCACGCCCACCACGGTGGCGGCCACGGACACGATGCCGTCGTTGGCGCCCAGCACGGCGGCGCGGAGCTTGTTGAGTCGGTCCCCGGACTTCTCGGCATGGGGTTCTGCCATGGAATGAAGAGACATGCCAGCAAGTGTGCGCTGGATCCCGGGGTGGCGCCAGGCAGGGCAGGCAAACCTCATCCCGTGCCCGCGCGGGGGACCGCGCAGCGGGGAGGAGGTCAGTGGTGGCGGTGGTCCTGAGGGCTGAGCCGGGGGCCGAACGAGGGCTTGCGGTGCCCGCTGGCCTTGATGAGCCGCACGACCCGCTGGCGGTGCCCGCGCCACGGCTCCAGCAGCTCGAGCATGCGCTCGTCGGAGCCGGGGGCGCCGTCGAAGAACCAGCACACGTAGTCCGCCAGGTGGTAGTCCTTCACGCTGACCCCGTCCGGATCCCCGTGGCTGCACTGGGTGATCTCGGCGGCCGTCCACACCCCGATGCCGCTGATCGACTGCAGGGCCGCGCGCACCCGGGCGGGGTCCCGCTCGTGGGAGAGCCGTTCCAGGGCGGAGGCGCGGTGCATGGTGCGCATGAGCGTGGCGGAGCGCGCCGGGTCCACCCCCGCACGGTGCCACTGCCAGGAGGGGACGGCCCGCCACTGCTGCGGGGTCGGCGGAACCTTCATGCCGTGCGGGGCGGGCCCAGGGGCGTCCTCGGCGATCCAGCGCAGTAGCGTGCGGTGGGCGCGGACGGCTTCGATGGCCGTGACCCGCTGCTCGAGGACCGCCACCACGGCCCGTTCCAGCACCGTGCCTGTGGCGGGCAGGCGCAGCCCGGGGTGCTCGTGGCGCGCACGCACGAGCGTGGGGGGCAGGGCGGAGAACGCGTCCGAGGACTCGAACTCGTCCCAGGCGTCCTCGGACCCGACCCACCGGGGTGCCTGCGGCAGCCAGTCCCGGGCACCCGGGCCCCACGCGTCCACCACCACGTCCCGGTCGAGCGGGCTCTCACCGGGCTGCCGCGCGGGGCGGGTGAAGCGGGCGCTCACGGGCAGGCCGCGGCACCGGGTGGTGATCCACGCGCAGTCCTCGCCGAGCACCCGCGCGGTGGGGTCCTCGGCGCCGCGGCCGAGCACCCGCAGGGTCTGGCCCAGGTGGAGAGGACCGGGTGGGCTCCACCGGAGCCGGGCGGGGGCACCGCCCGGGGCCGTGCCGCGCGTGGTCACCTCCGTGGTCATGCCGCGATGATGCCACCGCCCTCCGACACCCACGCGCCACCCGCGCCGGTAGTGTGCGTTCCACGGGCACGCAGGGCCCACTGAGCACACAGGGCCCACGGAGCACGCAGAACCGGTGAGGCTCCCCGGGCCCTCCCGACGACGGGCCCACGACACTGCGGACGGAGGACCGTTGCACCCTCACTCACGTTGCGCGCACCCGTGGGGACGCGACCTGTGGGCCGTGCCGCGGCGGCGTCGTTCTCCCCGCCCCGGCGCAGGGGCCCGCGCCCGGGGGCACTGGCTGCTGCCCCTCCTGGTGGGCTCGCTCGCCACCGCCCTGTACGGCGCGCTCTCGTGGAGCCAGTGGATCCGCTGGGACGTCCCCTCGTGGGACAACGCGATCTTCACGCAGCTGCTGTCCTCCTACGCCGCCGGCGCGGGGCCCGTGGTGGACATCAAGGGCCACGGCTTCAACCTCCTGGGGGACCACTTCCACCCCCTGCTGATCGTCCTGGCGCCGGTCTACGCGCTGTTCCCCTCCGCGCTCACGGTGATGCTCGTGCAGGACGTGCTGCTGGGGATCTCGGCGGTCGCGGTGACCCGCTGCGCCGTGCGCGTGCTGCCCGCCGCTCCCGCCGCCGCGATCGGGGTGGCCTACGCCCTGAGCTTCGGGCTGCAGAACGCCGTGGCCGTGCAGTTCCACGAGGTTGCGCTCGCGGTGCCCCTGCTCGCGGCGGGTCTCGCCGCCCTGCGGGAGCACCGCTGGCGGGCCGCAGCCATGTGGAGCGCACCGGTGGCCCTCGTCAAGGAGGACCTCGGGCTGACCGTGGCCGTGGTCGGCGCGCTCATGGTCGCCCACGCGCTGCACCCCGCCCTGCGCCGCGGACTGTCCGCGGGACGCCGCCGCTGGGCCGCCGTCTCTGCGCTCGCGCCCGTGCGCTCCGGCGGGTCGGGGGAGGAACCCCGAGGATCCGCGGCCGAGGCGCACCGCCGATCGGGGGCGCCCGCGCTCGGTGTCGACCGTGCGCCCGCCGCCGCCCCGGTTCCCGCGGCATCGGCTCGCGAGTCCACGCGCGGAGCCGGCCGTGCGGCGTCGTCGTCCGAGCGGGGTGCGGGGGAGGCCCCGGTGCCCGGCCCGCGGCGCCCGGCACTCGCGTGGGGCGCGGCGCTCGTGGTCTGGGGAGCGGGGGTCACGGCCCTCGCGGTGGGGGTGGTGCTGCCCGCGCTGAACCCCGCGGGGGAGTTCGCGTACGCGGACAAGCTGGACGTCGCCGGGCTGCTGCGGGACCCCGCCAGCGCGGTGATCCTGCAGGTGGTGCCCGTGCAGAAGCTGGGCACGTGGCTGCTGCTCCTGCTGGCGGGGGCCGTGGTGGCGGTGCGCTCGCCGATCGCGCTCGTGGCGCTGCCCACGCTGCTGTGGCGGATGCTCTCCCCGAACGAGGGGTACTGGGGCCCGGGCTGGCACTACAGTGCCGTGCTGATGCCCGTGGTGTTCGTGGCGCTCGTGGACGCGGTCGTGCGGCTGCGCGCGGACGCCGCCCGGGCCCGCGCCACGCGAGGCGGTGCGGAAGCCGCCGTGCTGGGCGGGATGGGCGCGGTGGCGCCGTGGGCCGCGCTGACCGTCGCGCTCGCGGTGGGGAGCCAGCTGCCCCTCGCCGGGCTGGTCGCGCCCGAGGCGTGGCAGCCCGACCCGCGGCGGGACGCCAAGACGGCCGCGGTGGCGGAGGTCCCGCCGGGAGCGAGCGTGGGCACCGACCTCTCCCTCATGAACGCGCTCGTGGGCCGCGCGGACGTCCACTGGATCGGCAACGGCGAGGACCCCGCCCCCGAGTACGTGGTGGTGGACCGCGCGGGGGCCACGTGGGGCGGCACGGCACCCGAGGACGTCCCCGGGTACGCGCGCGACGTCTACGGCACGGAGTACACCGTGGTGAGTGACGAGGCGAACATCGTGGTGGCCCGCTCCGGAGCCGGTTCCGGGGAGCCGGTGCGCTAGACTGGGGGTTCATCATCCCGGTCTTCCGTCCTACACCACCGTTTCGCCGTTCCCGGCATGTCGGTCCTGGACTTCAGCGGACGTTCCGCTCGCACCGGTGCCAGTCACTCCATTCCACCGAAGCGAGGTTCTTCCGTGCCCACTGACAACATCCCCGAGAACGAGACCGCCCACACCGTGGCTCCCGCGAGCGAGCCGGGCGAGACGACGGTCGTCGACGCCGGCGCCGCCGAGCAGGCCCCCAACGACGCCGCCGGGCAGGTTCCCGCCGAGGCCCCCGCCGCCGACGCGGCGTCGTCCACCGCCGGGCCCGCGCAGGCGTCCGCCGAGAAGCCCGCGGCCTCCTCCGAGGCCACCACGCCCACGTTCGCCGAGCTCGGCGTGGACGGCCGCGTGCTGGCCGCCCTGGACGAGGTGGGCTACGAGTACCCCTCGCCCATCCAGGCCGCCACCATCCCCGCGCTGCTCAGCGGCCGGGACGTCGTGGGCCTGGCCCAGACCGGCACCGGCAAGACCGCCGCGTTCGCGGTGCCCGCGCTGTCCAAGCTCGCGGAGCTCTCGGACCTGCACGGCCCGCAGCGCAGCACCCGCGTGCTCGTGCTGGCC from Kocuria rhizophila DC2201 includes these protein-coding regions:
- the htpX gene encoding zinc metalloprotease HtpX, which gives rise to MHRHYNGLKTVLLLGGMWVVLLAIGWAIAGATRNSAFIMIFAVVGLLGTAYSYWNSDKLAIRSMRAVPVTPQQAPAMYRIVHELSQAAGQPMPRLFIAPTMSPNAFATGRNPEHAAVCCTEGILQLLDERELRGVLGHELMHVYNRDILTSSVAAAVAGIITSAAQMLQFAAIFGGGRGNDNRGGNPLVGLLLALLAPLAATVIQLAISRTREYDADEDGSKLTGDPLALASALRKIEGGASQFPMDPEDQKVVNTSHLMIANPFRGGAVTGLFRTHPATADRIARLENMARAGGGNPAGR
- a CDS encoding YajQ family cyclic di-GMP-binding protein; this encodes MASESSFDVVSKVDKQEVANALNQAQKEVAQRYDFRGVGADIDFSGEKILIKANSQERAEAVLDVFQSKLVKRGISLKSLDSGEPYASGKEYRIESSIKEGIAQDQAKKITKLIRDEGPKGVKATIQGDELRVSSKSRDDLQEIISLLKGSDLEVDLQFVNYR
- a CDS encoding patatin-like phospholipase family protein, which encodes MPHASAPTRAIVLGGGGTAGIAWESGLLGGLLEAGADLEAADLVVGTSAGSAVAVRLRAGALHLAALRSEMTREDAAPQPPAEDTAPAFDAEQFMQMMGESARGATSPEAGRAAIGARAASCPVALSEQAWVARMAGMLPAEWPAGRLAITAVDAGSGEFVVFDADSGVPLDRAVAASCTVPMVFPLVHVGGRDCMDGGMRSATNADLAAGFDRVLVVSCNPEPPTSPFGPTLDQSLRMIEEAGSALHVTADDAARAAFGTNPLDPASRLPSFEAGLAQARQLADRVAEFWNA
- a CDS encoding thioredoxin family protein, yielding MATVDITQDTLGQTISDNDIVLLDWWAEWCGPCKQFAPTYEAASEKNPEIVFGKVDTESEQGLAAAAQISSIPTLMAFREGILVFSQPGALPASSLDEVITAVKNLDMNEVRAEVEKQAAEAESAAEPEAPQS
- a CDS encoding VIT1/CCC1 transporter family protein; the encoded protein is MAEPHAEKSGDRLNKLRAAVLGANDGIVSVAATVVGVAGATAATGPILIAGSAAVIGGALSMALGEYVSVSSQKDSEEALIEKEKRELEEMPEAELEELAELYRERGLSEATAKQVAIELSEKDVLRAHLDAELGIDPDDIVNPWSAAISSALAFFLGSLLPMLAILLPPPELRIPITFVAVLVALGLTGTLGARLGKTPHVARAAVRVVVGGAIALGATFLIGSLLGVSAA
- a CDS encoding DNA-3-methyladenine glycosylase family protein, whose amino-acid sequence is MTTEVTTRGTAPGGAPARLRWSPPGPLHLGQTLRVLGRGAEDPTARVLGEDCAWITTRCRGLPVSARFTRPARQPGESPLDRDVVVDAWGPGARDWLPQAPRWVGSEDAWDEFESSDAFSALPPTLVRARHEHPGLRLPATGTVLERAVVAVLEQRVTAIEAVRAHRTLLRWIAEDAPGPAPHGMKVPPTPQQWRAVPSWQWHRAGVDPARSATLMRTMHRASALERLSHERDPARVRAALQSISGIGVWTAAEITQCSHGDPDGVSVKDYHLADYVCWFFDGAPGSDERMLELLEPWRGHRQRVVRLIKASGHRKPSFGPRLSPQDHRHH
- a CDS encoding DUF2079 domain-containing protein — protein: MGSLATALYGALSWSQWIRWDVPSWDNAIFTQLLSSYAAGAGPVVDIKGHGFNLLGDHFHPLLIVLAPVYALFPSALTVMLVQDVLLGISAVAVTRCAVRVLPAAPAAAIGVAYALSFGLQNAVAVQFHEVALAVPLLAAGLAALREHRWRAAAMWSAPVALVKEDLGLTVAVVGALMVAHALHPALRRGLSAGRRRWAAVSALAPVRSGGSGEEPRGSAAEAHRRSGAPALGVDRAPAAAPVPAASARESTRGAGRAASSSERGAGEAPVPGPRRPALAWGAALVVWGAGVTALAVGVVLPALNPAGEFAYADKLDVAGLLRDPASAVILQVVPVQKLGTWLLLLLAGAVVAVRSPIALVALPTLLWRMLSPNEGYWGPGWHYSAVLMPVVFVALVDAVVRLRADAARARATRGGAEAAVLGGMGAVAPWAALTVALAVGSQLPLAGLVAPEAWQPDPRRDAKTAAVAEVPPGASVGTDLSLMNALVGRADVHWIGNGEDPAPEYVVVDRAGATWGGTAPEDVPGYARDVYGTEYTVVSDEANIVVARSGAGSGEPVR